The following are encoded in a window of Chitinophagaceae bacterium genomic DNA:
- a CDS encoding ATP-dependent helicase — MKFHKSMLIGEVIPEALKYLRNNPQAEERTMFQHVFVDEYQDLNKAEQELVNTLAANCNFMIIGDEDQSIYERFRNAHPEGIRTFNVQHNGTVDYPLAVCRRCPTDIVKAADKFIQNNLNREPRNLTPKPDNPIGKIHSIQWPSFSDEKDGIVDFIKYRIKEGTNPGQILVMCPRRDIGYAIKERLIEQGVEAHSFFSEEIFENVKAQVAMTLLNLLVNKNDRVALRCWLGFGNSTANVTGYANLMKYWEDNTISPYEAADLLYQKKISLSYSYHTIERFKLLQEEFKKYNGKKVSEIISELFPKTETWAFPFVELVDELDDEEHSVTDIQNEIRSNVINPEMPLDVEYVRIMSIHKSKGLTSDISIICGVIEGLIPRVDNELQGEEATRFIEEQRRLFFVGITRPRQELVISSASRIPKTLAYGLGQKVPWTMSPNTKAIASSFLSQLGDDFPDAIAGEDWTF, encoded by the coding sequence GTTTCAGCATGTGTTTGTTGACGAGTACCAGGACTTAAACAAAGCCGAACAAGAACTCGTTAACACACTTGCAGCAAATTGTAATTTCATGATAATCGGTGACGAAGACCAATCTATTTATGAAAGATTTAGAAATGCACATCCAGAAGGAATAAGAACCTTTAATGTACAGCATAATGGAACAGTAGATTATCCATTAGCTGTTTGCAGAAGATGTCCGACTGATATTGTAAAAGCTGCAGATAAGTTTATTCAAAATAATTTGAATCGTGAACCAAGAAACCTAACTCCAAAACCAGATAATCCAATTGGAAAAATTCATTCAATTCAATGGCCAAGTTTTTCAGATGAAAAAGATGGTATTGTGGATTTTATTAAGTATAGGATTAAGGAAGGAACAAACCCTGGACAAATTTTAGTAATGTGCCCAAGGAGAGATATTGGTTATGCAATCAAAGAAAGATTGATTGAACAAGGAGTTGAAGCCCATAGTTTTTTCAGCGAAGAGATTTTTGAAAATGTAAAAGCTCAAGTTGCAATGACGCTTTTAAATTTGTTGGTAAACAAGAACGATAGAGTTGCTTTAAGATGTTGGCTTGGGTTTGGAAATTCAACAGCAAATGTCACCGGTTACGCGAACCTTATGAAATACTGGGAGGATAATACTATTTCACCTTATGAAGCAGCTGACTTACTTTATCAAAAGAAAATTTCACTAAGCTATTCATATCACACTATTGAACGGTTCAAATTACTTCAGGAAGAATTCAAAAAATACAATGGAAAGAAAGTCTCAGAAATCATTTCAGAATTATTTCCAAAAACTGAAACATGGGCTTTTCCGTTTGTAGAACTTGTTGATGAATTAGATGATGAAGAACATTCTGTTACTGATATTCAAAATGAAATTCGTTCTAATGTAATCAATCCCGAAATGCCTTTGGATGTTGAGTATGTTCGCATCATGAGCATTCACAAATCAAAAGGTTTGACCTCTGACATTAGTATTATTTGCGGTGTTATTGAAGGATTGATTCCAAGAGTAGATAATGAATTGCAAGGAGAAGAAGCAACCCGATTTATTGAGGAGCAACGAAGATTGTTTTTTGTTGGAATAACAAGACCACGACAGGAATTAGTCATTTCAAGTGCCAGCCGTATTCCAAAAACATTGGCTTATGGATTGGGACAAAAAGTTCCTTGGACGATGAGTCCAAATACAAAAGCAATTGCATCATCATTTCTATCACAATTAGGAGACGATTTTCCTGATGCTATTGCAGGTGAAGATTGGACTTTCTAA